In Alkalihalobacillus sp. TS-13, the following are encoded in one genomic region:
- a CDS encoding NifU family protein: MREQVEEVLDKLRPFLLRDGGDVELVDIEDGIVKVRLMGACGSCPSSTITLKAGIERALLEEVPGVTELEQVF, encoded by the coding sequence ATGCGTGAACAAGTCGAAGAGGTACTTGATAAATTACGACCTTTCCTGCTTCGTGATGGTGGGGACGTTGAGCTAGTAGATATCGAAGACGGGATTGTAAAGGTTCGATTGATGGGAGCATGCGGAAGCTGCCCAAGTTCAACGATTACATTGAAAGCAGGTATCGAGCGTGCATTGCTTGAAGAAGTACCTGGGGTAACGGAATTAGAACAAGTATTTTAA
- a CDS encoding D-glycerate dehydrogenase, whose translation MDNPSVFITRKVPEDTIAPLREVADVKMWDYEDTPVPRDILLEEAETATALYTILSDGIDRELFERAKHLKVVGNLAVGYDNVDVGAATEHGVVVCNTPDVLTDTTADLAFALLMAAARRIPEAEQYIKEGKWGNWSPLLLAGQDIHHKTLGIVGMGRIGESVAKRATGFEMEILYHNRSRNEKAEKELGATYALFDEILERADFVLNLTPLTSETKGMFNRNVFSKMKKNAIFLNVGRGGAVVEEDLVAAIKQGDIAGAGLDVFQKEPIPEDHPLVQLPNVVCLPHIGSASVETRKAMCSLTARNIRNVLSGERPEAAVNWDEIK comes from the coding sequence ATGGACAACCCTTCTGTTTTCATTACTAGGAAAGTACCTGAAGATACAATTGCACCGTTGCGTGAGGTAGCAGATGTGAAAATGTGGGATTATGAAGACACCCCCGTACCGAGAGACATTTTATTAGAGGAAGCAGAAACGGCAACAGCCCTTTATACAATCCTTTCTGATGGAATCGATCGTGAATTGTTTGAGCGGGCAAAGCATTTGAAAGTCGTCGGAAACCTTGCTGTCGGTTATGATAACGTGGATGTCGGGGCAGCTACCGAACACGGTGTTGTTGTTTGTAACACACCGGATGTATTGACCGATACGACGGCAGATCTCGCATTCGCCCTCTTGATGGCCGCTGCTCGCCGGATACCAGAAGCCGAGCAATATATCAAAGAGGGAAAATGGGGAAATTGGAGCCCGTTGTTATTAGCAGGCCAGGATATTCATCATAAAACCCTCGGGATCGTCGGCATGGGCAGGATCGGTGAATCAGTAGCAAAAAGGGCTACCGGTTTTGAGATGGAGATTTTATATCATAATCGATCTCGTAATGAAAAAGCAGAAAAGGAACTGGGAGCAACATACGCCTTGTTTGACGAAATTCTGGAACGTGCAGATTTTGTTCTGAATTTGACGCCGTTGACTTCCGAAACAAAAGGCATGTTTAATCGGAACGTTTTCAGCAAAATGAAAAAGAATGCGATTTTTCTCAACGTGGGTAGAGGAGGTGCCGTCGTTGAAGAAGATCTTGTGGCGGCGATCAAACAGGGAGACATTGCTGGTGCTGGATTAGATGTGTTTCAGAAAGAACCGATTCCTGAAGATCATCCGTTGGTGCAATTGCCAAATGTCGTCTGCCTGCCGCATATCGGGAGCGCAAGTGTGGAAACAAGGAAAGCGATGTGCAGCTTGACAGCGCGGAATATCAGGAACGTCTTGAGTGGAGAAAGGCCCGAAGCTGCAGTGAATTGGGATGAAATCAAATAG